From the genome of Xiphophorus couchianus chromosome 6, X_couchianus-1.0, whole genome shotgun sequence, one region includes:
- the LOC114146032 gene encoding solute carrier family 12 member 9-like — translation MAGSSMSDGVLVLGRRSGNPWVSELICWFLVQVVLFAGKLNTVAGIVTIFFLLVYAAVNLACLALEWASAPNFSSIQAFASIAFLLLLWMLIHCLPGAHLQLGLHQSSSHLPSGSQVLVASGCAEGPCEVLEVLLMVANPHTCTSRMTFIKDLKKSGLYVLGHVKLGLLDGLPTDPLQSCYNSWLSLVDHLKIKVFVNLTLADSVRHGVQNLLFISGFGRTKSLYF, via the exons ATGGCAGGCTCCAGCATGTCAG ATGGTGTCTTGGTGCTGGGGAGGAGAAGTGGAAACCCCTGGGTTTCTGAACTTATCTGCTGGTTTCTTGTACAG GTGGTGTTATTTGCTGGCAAATTGAACACCGTTGCTGGCATTGTAACCATCTTCTTCTTGTTGGTGTATGCTGCTGTAAATCTGGCCTGTTTGGCTCTTGAATGGGCATCTGCACCAAATTTCAG TTCCATTCAGGCTTTTGCCAGCATAGCAtttttgctgctcctctggATGCTCATACACTGCCTGCCTGGGGCCCATCTGCAACTGGGGCTACATCAGTCAAGCTCTCATCTTCCATCAG gttCGCAAGTACTTGTTGCTTCTGGATGTGCGGAAGGACCATGTGAAGTTCTGGAGGTGTTGTTGATGGTTGCAAACCCTCACACCTGTACGAGTCGTATGACTTTCATCAAAGACCTGAAGAAAAGCGGCCTGTATGTCCTGGGACATGTGAAGCTTGGACTGCTTG ATGGTTTACCAACTGATCCCCTGCAGAGCTGTTATAATTCCTGGCTGTCTTTGGTggatcatttaaaaatcaagGTGTTTGTGAACCTAACTCTGGCTGACTCGGTTCGGCATGGAGTTCAAAATCTGCTGTTCATCTCGGGCTTTGGTAGGACCAAGTCACtctatttttaa